The genome window TGCAGAGCAAACCTGTTCAAGTCaggatggtactggcacaagCACAGACAGATCAATGGACCAgaactgagagtccagaaatgaaATGATACGCCTGTGGTCACTTGAGTTTTTACAGAGGGGCTAAGGCCATTCAACAGGGAGCATCTGTTTTCGAGGAATGTTGCTGGGACAACTTTCTAGCCACGTGGGGAAAAAAGAAGTTGGACCTTTATCTCACTCAGACAAGAACCGACTCAAATGCCAGAGACTTAATCATAAGAGCTAACAGTGTAAAAGCCTCAGAAGAATACATGAAGCAAGTTCTTCATGATCCTGGATTTGGCGAAAGATTCTTAAACGTGGCAGCAAGTGCTGTTAAAATGTGAATTTGATGCACTGTTTTATCTCAGTCATTTCAATTCAGGTTGACTTAAAGGagcagaaggaggaagagagcaaAGATGGTCTAAGTTTCTGTTCCGTCAACACCTTTTCCTGATACTGACCTTGGGAGCACGGAGCGTGACAGCAGTCGCCTGGACTTCTGTACCTGCCACTTGAAGGCAGTCAGAAGCTGGCCTTAGGGCCCTCACCCTCCTAAGTAGGTAGCATCTGGAGAAACGTTCTGTCACTCTTAGGAAGCCAGGCGCCACCGTGGGAGACGGCTCGAGTCCTGCAGAAGATGCACAGTCTCCATGGCAGCTCTGCCTGTCCTCACTCCACTGCATCGCCAAGCACACTCTGGACTTCCACCGTCCCCACCTGAACACTGGGAGCGTGCAGGCTCGGGTGCCTCAGTGGCACGTGGTCTGAGCGAACCTGGGGCCACTCTTTAGGTGGGCATGTAGACTAGGCCCTGTGACGCTTCTGCTGTTGTTAAAATACTCCGCCTCTGCTTCCTAAAGTGGCAAGAGGTTGTTGACTATGTGTGAAGTGACACCTACTGAGGGGAAGAAAGATCAAACattaaaaccacaaagaaatCTCTGAGTCCACAGTACCTGAACGAGTCTGGTGTTTATTTCTCTCTTGCAACAGGTGCTAAATGGGGAACTCATCAACCAGGGGCTCTAGGGGTCAGGGAGAGTAATAGCAAAGGACACAAGAGAGTGTGTTCTTGTGAGTGTGGCTGACAGGAGAGTAAAGGACAGCTAACTTGTGAGAGATGGGGAGATGATCAGCCCCTCCCAAGGGGGCTTCTCAGGTCAGCGTGTTCCTGACTAGAATGGAGACGATGCTCAGGAACAAAGCTGAATGCACCAATTGCGCATTATCTTCGATATCCTCTTCAAGTGTGTAATCTCCTGTGATGTCCCTCTCCAGATTACTAGGTCCCTGGAAATTGCACATGTTCGCACCACAACAATTAACCCAATAAAAACTATTAAATCTATGAGTCGTCTTTCTTCTGGGGGCTTCCGGAGGCTCTTCGTCTCTATACACAAATGTGCAGTTAAATGTGCAGTTCTTGACGACGAGTATTTCCCGAGAATTCAAacctaaaaagaaacagaaatgaaaaacacagatTTCATGCGTTAAACATCCAATATCAGAGCACAACTATGTTAACGAGCTCCATCcctaaatattgttgttgttctgtcatgcagtcatatctgactcttttcaaccccatgaaggcagcacgccaggcttccctgtccttcattatctcctgaagTTCGCTCAAACACAAGTCCACTGactgatgatgccattcaaccatctcatcctctgtatcccctttctcctcctgccttcaatctttccaagcttcaggatcttttccaatgaaattggttctttgcatcagggggccaaagtactggagcttcagcttcagggtcagtccttccagtgactattcagggttgatttccttcaggactgactggtttgatctccttgccatccaagggactctcaagatcttctgcaacaccacagttcaaaagcatcaattcttttgtgctcagcgaCCTTTAGGGTCCAGCTCTCACTGGACTacgtgactactgcaaaaaccgtagccttgactataaggacttttgtcagcaaagtgatgtctctgctttttaacatgctgttttaCGTGTGtttcttcccaaggagcaagcatcttctaatttcatggctgcagtcaccattctcaGCGATtctggatcccaagaaaataaaatctgtcactgtttccatatcccccacatctatttgcaatgaagtgatgggactgcaggccagaatcttcatttttgaatgttgagttctatgccagccttttctctcttctctttcaccttcgtcaagactccttagttcctcttcacttcctgccattaggTGGccccatctgcatatctaaggctgctgatatttctcctggcaatgttaattccagtttgtgattcatccagcctggcagttTACAGGATGTAATCtttcaagaaattaaataagcagggtgacaatatacagccatgatgtactcctttcccagttttgaaccagttcactATTATGTCTGGTTCTACTgcttgcttcttgaccagcatacaggtttctcaggaggcaggtaaagtggcctggtattcccatctctttaagaattttccacagtttgttgtgatccacacagtctacggctttggtgtagtcagtaaagcagatgtagatgcttttctgaaactctctggctttttcgatgatccaacagatgttggcaatttgatctctggttcctctgccttttctaaatacaccgtgtatatctggaagttctgggctcctgtaatgttgaagcctagcttgaaggattttcagcatcaacctgctagcatgtgaaatgagtgaaattgtgcagcaatttgaacattctttggtgttgcccttctttgggactggagtgaaaacagaccttttctagtcctgtggccactgctgagtattctaactttgctggcatattgagtgtagcatgtcaacagcatcatctttcaggatgtgaaatagctcagctggacttccatcacttccactagctttgctcgtagtaaTGGCTGCAAAGGCCCACGTGATCACACTCTTGGATGTCTGTCTCTAAGTAAGTGACCatgccattgtggttatctgggtaattaagaccttttttgtatcgttcttctgtgtattcttgatgcctcttctttgtctcttctgcttctgttagatccttgccatttctgtcctttattgagcccatctttgcctgcaatGTTCACTTggcatctctagttttcttgaggagatgcctagtctttcccattctactgttttcctctatttctttgcattgttcacttaagaaggctttcttatctctctttgctattttctggaactctgcattcagatggatacatctttccctttctcctgtgtctttcacttctcttctctgttatttggaaggcctcctcagacaaccattttgccgtcttgcatttgtttttcttggggatcgttttggtcaccaccacctgtataatgctatgaacctccgtccacagttcttcagggactcggtctttcagatctaatgccttgaatctatttgtcacttccactgtacaaagCATTTTATTTAGCTCACACCAGAATGGCCTGGTGGTTTCTCCTAGTTTCtacaatttcagtctgaattttccaataaggagttcatgatctgagccacagtcagctctgggtCTTCTTTTTACTGatggtatagagcttctccaagtttccttcctggtggctcagacagtaaagcgttcgcctgcaatgtgggagacccgggttcaacccttgagtcaggaatatcccatggagaaggaaacggcaacccactccagtactcgtgccaagaaaattccatggatggaggagcctggtgagctacagtccacggggacgcaaagagtcggacacaactgagcgacttcacattctCCAagtttgcctgcaaagaatataatcaatctgattttgggactcatcatctggtgatgtccatgtgtggactcacttcttgtgttgttgaaagagggtgtttgctatgaccagtgcattctcttgacaaaacactgttagcctttgccctgcttcgttttgtactccaaggccaaagttgtcTGTTACTCCACGTATCtcctgacttcttacttttgcattccattccccatgatgaaaaggacatcgttttttgtgtgttagttctagaaggtcttgtggggcttcccagatggcactagtggtcaagaacctgcctgccaatgcaggcgatgtaagagatgcgagtttgatccctgggtcgggaagatcccctagaggagggtccggcaacccattccagtattcttgccccaagaatcccatgaacagaggagcctggcagattacagtccacagaattgcagagagtcagacacaactgaagcaactagcatgcacacatgccagaaggtcttgtaggttttcataaaaccattccacttcagcttctttggcattggtggctgggacatagacttggattactgtgatgttgaatggtttgtcttggaaacaaaccgAGACCATTCTGTCACTTTTCAGACTGCCccgaagtactgcatttcagactcttctgttgactattggggctactccatttcttctaagggattcttgcccacaggagtagatataacggtcatcttaATTAAATTCTCCctttcccgtccattttagttcactgattcctaaaatgtcagtgttcactcttgccatctcctgttggacAACATCCAACTTaccttgatccatggacctaaccttccaggttcctatgcaacagtgttctttacagcatcagactttcacCACCAAACATCTGCAAGTGagggttgtttctgctttggctcagcctcttcattctttctggagatatttctctgctcttcccggTAGGGTATTGGATACTAACCTaggcagttcatctttcagtatcatatctttacctttccatactgttcacggggttctcaaggcaagaatggtcaagtggtctgccattccattctccaacgGACcaggttttgtcagaactctccaccatgacccatcgcTTTGGGTGGCCCCGcactgcatggctcatagtttcattgagatacacaaggctgtgatccatgtgatcttTTTGATTAGTtccctgtgattgtggttttcattctgtctggcctctgatggatGGGGAtgagaggcttgtgcaagcttcctgatgaggactggctgtggggaaaacctggtcttgctctggtgggcagagccttgctcagtaaatctttaatctgattttctgctgatgggcggGGTGGTGCTCCCTCACTGTAGTTTGGCCTAGGGCAGCCCAGTCCTGGAGTCTGTAGTGTCTATGATAGGCTGCAGGCTCTATGGCCAGGCAAATGGTGATCTCctccaagaggatttatgccaaCAGGCTACACCTCTCAGGACTGCTGCGGCCTGTGCCCCCGACCCcgcagcaggccactgtcaacccacgcctctgccagagattCTCAAACATTCACAGGCAAGTCTGCCTtggtctcttgtggggtcacaaCTCCTTTCACATGAGTCCTGGTGCGCACAAAttttatttgttcagttcagttgctcagtcatgttcgactctgcaaccccatggactgcaccatgacacgcttccctgtccatcaccacctccccgagtttactcaaactcatgtccattgagtcggtgatgctatccaaccatcacatTCTTTGTCGTactcttctcctcccatcttcaatatttcacagtatcagggtcttttccaatgagacgattcttcacatcaggtgccaaagtacggagttgcagcttcagcatcagtacgtccaatgaatattcaggactgatctcttttaggatgcactggttggatctccttgcagtccaagggcctttcaagtcttctccaacacccaaactcaaaagcatcaattcctcagcgtgcaactttctttatagtccatacaTGACTcatctccatacatgactactggaaaaaccatagctttgactagatggacctgtgttggtaaagtaatgtctctccttgttaatatgatgtctaggttggtcatagcttttcttccaaggagcaagtgtcttttaatttcatggctgcagtcaccatctgcagtgatgttggagccccccaaaataaagtctctcactgattcgtttccccacctatttgccatgaagtgaagggaccggatgccacggtcttagttttctgaatgttgggttttaagccagctttttcactct of Muntiacus reevesi chromosome 12, mMunRee1.1, whole genome shotgun sequence contains these proteins:
- the LOC136144791 gene encoding glycosyl-phosphatidylinositol-anchored molecule-like protein, translated to MLLFTFLLFMGWPLGFVEPWTYNVQCYECAVKNTFNCPELRTCPYHIRRCFTVSMRLNSREILVVKNCTFNCTFVYRDEEPPEAPRRKTTHRFNSFYWVNCCGANMCNFQGPSNLERDITGDYTLEEDIEDNAQLVHSALFLSIVSILVRNTLT